The Juglans regia cultivar Chandler chromosome 2, Walnut 2.0, whole genome shotgun sequence genome includes a window with the following:
- the LOC108998764 gene encoding uncharacterized protein LOC108998764 isoform X2: protein MEEAREHIKDIRRTKFSIGGTPNPLTEDLHQAVKNLSAELYAKDVHFLMELIQNAEDNDYAESVDPSLEFIIVSEDITATGAPATLLIFNNEKGFSSKNIDSICSVGRSTKKGYRKRGYIGEKGIGFKSVFLVTSRPYIFSNGYQIRFNEEPCPHCNLGYIVPEWVEENPTLSDIQQIYGSTTTLPTTTIVIPLKPDKVIAVKQQLSSIHPEVLLFLSKIKRLSVREHNEDPRLNTVSAIAITSETDLVTRKNMDAESYTLHLSAEEKDNASDRECSYYMWKQKFPVRQENRVERRMEVEELVITLAFPVGARLHMGMTSPGIYAFLPTEMVTNFPFIIQADFLLASSRETILLDSKWNQGILDCVPSAFFNAFVSLVRNSVNAPVSSLVPMFRFIPVDHSSYQVLNTVRQSIKAKLVEENIVPSETYSEQKFFHKPCEVGRLMPDFWRILDQAREQKVNLHNLSSHGKYILSSSFDNEEYDNILSFLGVEPVNNEWYAKCIQSSNLVAGVSEDLYLEILLFFASNWRSKFECTNIKNVRLIKYVGVDGDESLCSIYECMNCYTVVSLSRDYRYVSWLSDSSREFRCAGNRFFMPTSTQEALFCSSKKVAIWDWLQVQVKVVVVNVYEYALHLKNFLNNNRKLAVAFVRFLYHSLLKEHLSRGEIDYLCGIMPLIDNYGDLTTKRQGVLVPANGSKWVELIVSNPWRGVDYIELGEEYLRPGYFAGEFTSGEQLLEFLKTHVGASDIPDISPPDVEIPAVAAPLTIQNVFLLLDWIRNLKYRGSRIPNRFLKSIKDGNWLKITTIGCPGYRPPSLSFMLTSSLGTILQNGSVLVDIPLLDQNFYGDRINDYKDELTTIGVMFEYGEACEYIGNHLMSVAENSTLTRSQVLSVLNFIRFLRENVLPLDNFISRIKERRWLRTTCGDRSPVESVLYDPEWRIASQISDIPFIDTYYFGEEILSFKEELKSLGVLIGFNGSFKLVGDNLKSSSRLTALTAEAVLLILECMHHLRSPTKLVETLRGVKCFKTNIGYKSPGECFLFDSQWACMLQVFDGFPLIDHDFHGNIIFFYINQLRQIGVKVDFEEAVKVFAHSFRQKASSMTKENVLSFLSCYRQLEGTPHKFPPYLNKFLREEKWLRTRLGGVCRSPSDCILYGPNWKSIASITVLPFIDDSENYYGMGIHEYRKELKKMGVVTEVKDGVKFVAASLYFPRDPSRITPANVLALLECISILLNENNYSFPDTFMKRISEKWLKTHDGYRPPDECCLFDSSWGSYLKHTDGPFVDQDFYGSNITSYKKELDAIGVTVHVDKGCPLIASHLDFHQEFSTIVRIYNYLNVFTWGPDSEATPDSEAVKRIWIPNGSENGKWGFPC from the exons ATGGAGGAGGCCAGAGAACACATCAAAGATATACGTAGAACCAAGTTTTCAATCGGAGGGACACCGAACCCATTAACGGAGGATCTTCACCAGGCTGTAAAGAACCTTTCTGCAGAACTTTACGCCAAGGATGTCCACTTTCTCATGGAACTCATTCAG AATGCGGAAGATAATGATTACGCGGAATCGGTGGATCCGTCGCTTGAGTTCATAATCGTTTCTGAGGACATTACAGCCACGGGAGCGCCTGCAACATTGCTGATTTTCAACAATGAGAAGGGTTTCTCTTCTAAGAACATAGACTCCATTTGCAGTGTTGGTCGGTCCACCAAGAAAGGCTACAGAAAACGTGGTTATATTGGAGAGAAAG GAATTGGATTCAAGAGTGTCTTTTTGGTGACTTCCCGGCCGTACATATTCAGCAATGGGTACCAGATACGTTTCAACGAAGAGCCTTGCCCACATTGTAATCTTGGTTACATAGTTCCTGAATGGGTGGAGGAGAACCCAACTCTTTCCGATATACAACAAATATATGGTTCTACAACTACTCTTCCAACGACAACAATTGTCATACCTCTGAAGCCAGACAAGGTCATAGCTGTGAAGCAGCAACTCTCAAGCATTCATCCTGAAGTTTTGTTgttcctttcaaaaataaagCGGCTTTCAGTCCGCGAACATAATGAGGATCCTAGGCTCAATACCGTAAGTGCAATAGCCATTACAAGTGAGACTGACCTTGTGACAAGGAAGAACATGGATGCTGAGTCCTACACACTCCATCTCTCGGCCGAGGAAAAAGATAACGCATCCGACAGAGAATGCAGCTACTATATGTGGAAGCAAAAGTTTCCTGTCAGGCAAGAGAACAGAGTGGAAAGGAGAATGGAAGTAGAAGAGTTGGTGATCACGTTGGCTTTTCCTGTTGGAGCACGTCTCCACATGGGGATGACTTCACCTGGAATCTATGCATTTCTTCCCACAGAGATGGTTACTAACTTTCCGTTCATAATTCAGGCAGATTTTCTTCTTGCATCATCAAGGGAAACAATTCTCTTGGATAGCAAGTGGAACCAAGGGATTCTGGACTGTGTGCCCTCCGCCTTTTTCAATGCTTTCGTCTCACTCGTTAGAAATTCAGTGAATGCTCCAGTATCTAGTTTGGTTCCCATGTTCAGATTCATTCCAGTCGACCACTCTTCCTATCAGGTGTTAAATACCGTAAGGCAGTCAATCAAAGCGAAGcttgttgaagaaaatattgttccAAGTGAGACTTACTCGGAGCAGAAGTTCTTTCATAAACCTTGCGAAGTAGGTAGGCTTATGCCTGATTTCTGGAGAATCTTGGACCAAGCAAGGGAGCAAAAGGTGAACTTGCATAATCTCTCATCCCATGGAAAGTACATTCTGAGTTCTTCATTTGATAATGAGGAGTATGATAACATATTGAGTTTCTTGGGAGTGGAGCCAGTCAACAATGAATGGTATGCAAAGTGCATCCAGAGTAGTAATCTTGTTGCAGGAGTGTCAGAGGACTTGTATTTGgagattttactattttttgctAGTAATTGGCGCTCCAAATTTGAGTGCACCAATATCAAGAATGTCCGACTTATAAAATATGTGGGCGTGGATGGGGATGAGTCTTTGTGCAGCatatatgaatgcatgaactGTTATACTGTGGTATCTCTGTCACGTGACTATCGTTACGTGTCATGGCTGAGTGATTCGAGCAGGGAATTCAGATGTGCTGGTAACCGATTTTTCATGCCGACAAGCACACAAGAGGCTCTGTTCTGCTCCTCTAAGAAGGTGGCGATTTGGGATTGGCTTCAAGTGCAAGTAAAGGTGGTTGTTGTGAATGTCTATGAGTATGCACTTCATCttaaaaatttcctcaataataATCGAAAGCTTGCTGTTGCATTTGTTCGCTTCTTATACCACTCTTTGTTGAAAGAGCATTTGTCAAGAGGGGAAATTGATTATTTATGTGGTATCATGCCACTCATAGACAACTATGGGGATCTAACCACCAAGAGGCAAGGGGTTCTTGTCCCTGCTAACGGAAGCAAATGGGTGGAATTGATTGTTTCGAATCCATGGAGAGGTGTAGACTACATTGAGTTGGGAGAAGAATACTTGCGTCCAGGTTATTTTGCAGGTGAGTTTACCTCAGGAGAGCAGCTCCTAGAGTTCCTTAAAACTCATGTTGGAGCTTCTGATATCCCTGATATATCTCCTCCCGATGTTGAAATTCCTGCAGTTGCTGCCCCACTCACCATTCAAAATGTATTCTTGCTTTTGGATTGGATTCGAAACTTGAAATATAGGGGAAGTAGAATTCCAAACAGGTTCCTGAAAAGCATAAAGGATGGTAACTGGCTGAAAATTACTACTATTGGCTGCCCTGGttaccggccaccatctctgtCATTCATGCTTACCTCTTCATTGGGAACCATTTTGCAAAACGGATCGGTGCTTGTTGATATACCGTTGCTTGATCAAAATTTTTATGGCGATAGAATAAATGACTATAAGGACGAACTAACGACAATTGGAGTCATGTTTGAGTATGGAGAAGCATGTGAATATATTGGGAACCATCTTATGTCTGTTGCAGAAAACTCCACTTTAACTAGAAGCCAGGTGCTATCTGTTCTGAATTTCATCAGATTTTTGAGGGAAAACGTTCTTCCTTTGGATAACTTCATCAGTAGGATCAAAGAAAGAAGATGGCTGAGGACAACTTGCGGTGACAGGTCTCCAGTAGAATCTGTTTTGTATGATCCTGAATGGAGAATTGCTTCTCAAATCAGTGACATCCCCTTCATTGATACATATTACTTTGGGGAGGAAATACTTTCTTTCAAAGAGGAACTCAAGTCCCTAGGTGTGTTGATTGGTTTCAATGGAAGTTTCAAGCTCGTTGGAGACAACTTAAAATCATCTTCACGCTTGACTGCTTTGACAGCTGAGGCTGTTCTTTTAATCCTGGAATGTATGCATCATTTAAGATCACCTACCAAACTCGTTGAGACACTGAGAGGTGTGAAATGCTTCAAGACAAATATTGGTTATAAGTCTCCAGGAGAATGTTTCCTGTTTGACTCTCAATGGGCTTGCATGCTACAGGTTTTCGACGGATTCCCACTGATTGATCATGACTTCCATGGAAACATCATATTCTTCTATATAAATCAATTGAGGCAAATAGGAGTGAAGGTGGATTTTGAGGAGGCAGTCAAAGTATTTGCTCATAGTTTCAGACAGAAAGCATCTTCCATGacaaaggaaaatgttttgtcttttttgtcATGTTATAGACAGCTAGAGGGTACTCCACATAAGTTTCCTCCATATCTCAACAAATTCCTCCGTGAGGAGAAGTGGTTGCGGACTAGACTTGGTGGTGTATGCAGAAGTCCGAGCGATTGCATTCTATATGGGCCAAATTGGAAATCAATTGCTTCAATTACTGTCCTCCCTTTCATAGATGATAGCGAGAACTATTATGGCATGGGCATTCACGAATACAGGAAAGAGTTGAAGAAAATGGGGGTTGTTACTGAAGTCAAAGATGGTGTGAAGTTTGTTGCTGCTAGTCTATATTTTCCCCGGGATCCCTCTCGCATCACTCCTGCAAATGTGCTTGCCTTGCTCGAATGCATCTCCATTTTATTGAACGAAAACAATTATTCCTTCCCAGATACTTTCATGAAAAGAATTTCTGAAAAATGGTTGAAGACACATGATGGTTATAGGCCTCCAGATGAGTGCTGCTTGTTTGATTCCAGTTGGGGCTCTTACTTGAAGCATACAGATGGACCTTTTGTTGATCAAGACTTTTATGGTTCTAATATTACATCATATAAGAAAGAGCTCGATGCAATAGGCGTTACAGTCCATGTAGATAAGGGTTGCCCTTTGATTGCCAGCCACCTTGATTTCCATCAAGAATTTTCTACTATCGTTCGAATATATAACTACTTGAATGTCTTTACTTGGGGGCCAGACAGTGAAGCTACGCCAGATAGTGAAGCTGTCAAAAGGATTTGGATCCCAAATGGAAGTGAGAACGGAAAGTGG GGCTTTCCATGTTAA
- the LOC108998764 gene encoding uncharacterized protein LOC108998764 isoform X1 encodes MEEAREHIKDIRRTKFSIGGTPNPLTEDLHQAVKNLSAELYAKDVHFLMELIQNAEDNDYAESVDPSLEFIIVSEDITATGAPATLLIFNNEKGFSSKNIDSICSVGRSTKKGYRKRGYIGEKGIGFKSVFLVTSRPYIFSNGYQIRFNEEPCPHCNLGYIVPEWVEENPTLSDIQQIYGSTTTLPTTTIVIPLKPDKVIAVKQQLSSIHPEVLLFLSKIKRLSVREHNEDPRLNTVSAIAITSETDLVTRKNMDAESYTLHLSAEEKDNASDRECSYYMWKQKFPVRQENRVERRMEVEELVITLAFPVGARLHMGMTSPGIYAFLPTEMVTNFPFIIQADFLLASSRETILLDSKWNQGILDCVPSAFFNAFVSLVRNSVNAPVSSLVPMFRFIPVDHSSYQVLNTVRQSIKAKLVEENIVPSETYSEQKFFHKPCEVGRLMPDFWRILDQAREQKVNLHNLSSHGKYILSSSFDNEEYDNILSFLGVEPVNNEWYAKCIQSSNLVAGVSEDLYLEILLFFASNWRSKFECTNIKNVRLIKYVGVDGDESLCSIYECMNCYTVVSLSRDYRYVSWLSDSSREFRCAGNRFFMPTSTQEALFCSSKKVAIWDWLQVQVKVVVVNVYEYALHLKNFLNNNRKLAVAFVRFLYHSLLKEHLSRGEIDYLCGIMPLIDNYGDLTTKRQGVLVPANGSKWVELIVSNPWRGVDYIELGEEYLRPGYFAGEFTSGEQLLEFLKTHVGASDIPDISPPDVEIPAVAAPLTIQNVFLLLDWIRNLKYRGSRIPNRFLKSIKDGNWLKITTIGCPGYRPPSLSFMLTSSLGTILQNGSVLVDIPLLDQNFYGDRINDYKDELTTIGVMFEYGEACEYIGNHLMSVAENSTLTRSQVLSVLNFIRFLRENVLPLDNFISRIKERRWLRTTCGDRSPVESVLYDPEWRIASQISDIPFIDTYYFGEEILSFKEELKSLGVLIGFNGSFKLVGDNLKSSSRLTALTAEAVLLILECMHHLRSPTKLVETLRGVKCFKTNIGYKSPGECFLFDSQWACMLQVFDGFPLIDHDFHGNIIFFYINQLRQIGVKVDFEEAVKVFAHSFRQKASSMTKENVLSFLSCYRQLEGTPHKFPPYLNKFLREEKWLRTRLGGVCRSPSDCILYGPNWKSIASITVLPFIDDSENYYGMGIHEYRKELKKMGVVTEVKDGVKFVAASLYFPRDPSRITPANVLALLECISILLNENNYSFPDTFMKRISEKWLKTHDGYRPPDECCLFDSSWGSYLKHTDGPFVDQDFYGSNITSYKKELDAIGVTVHVDKGCPLIASHLDFHQEFSTIVRIYNYLNVFTWGPDSEATPDSEAVKRIWIPNGSENGKWVSPQECVLHDNDDLFSSRLYVLKNYYDHELLIFFSRAFHVKGNPSVDDYCKLWKVWEISGHRMSQADCCKFWAYVSKHWNEKTEKALSERLVKLPVGTDSDGILLSDKHDVFIADDLQLKDLFERFFPQPIFVWYPQRSLPSLPRTKLLEIYKKIGVHTISESVQKEEASLVDATQLNQVNLKEALIKKGLIRLIFCFLADPTLNMEVGSRHEAIQGLLNATFLETVEPIIVNYILSFSSGKIVQVTESRMIRWDRADSKFFAQKLDRSTGKKNILKYATYFAESISEGLMWNNTDQIGAFSELIKLGFVLEFEEESVEFLMRSRNLQIFEEDEEFLASAFPSD; translated from the exons ATGGAGGAGGCCAGAGAACACATCAAAGATATACGTAGAACCAAGTTTTCAATCGGAGGGACACCGAACCCATTAACGGAGGATCTTCACCAGGCTGTAAAGAACCTTTCTGCAGAACTTTACGCCAAGGATGTCCACTTTCTCATGGAACTCATTCAG AATGCGGAAGATAATGATTACGCGGAATCGGTGGATCCGTCGCTTGAGTTCATAATCGTTTCTGAGGACATTACAGCCACGGGAGCGCCTGCAACATTGCTGATTTTCAACAATGAGAAGGGTTTCTCTTCTAAGAACATAGACTCCATTTGCAGTGTTGGTCGGTCCACCAAGAAAGGCTACAGAAAACGTGGTTATATTGGAGAGAAAG GAATTGGATTCAAGAGTGTCTTTTTGGTGACTTCCCGGCCGTACATATTCAGCAATGGGTACCAGATACGTTTCAACGAAGAGCCTTGCCCACATTGTAATCTTGGTTACATAGTTCCTGAATGGGTGGAGGAGAACCCAACTCTTTCCGATATACAACAAATATATGGTTCTACAACTACTCTTCCAACGACAACAATTGTCATACCTCTGAAGCCAGACAAGGTCATAGCTGTGAAGCAGCAACTCTCAAGCATTCATCCTGAAGTTTTGTTgttcctttcaaaaataaagCGGCTTTCAGTCCGCGAACATAATGAGGATCCTAGGCTCAATACCGTAAGTGCAATAGCCATTACAAGTGAGACTGACCTTGTGACAAGGAAGAACATGGATGCTGAGTCCTACACACTCCATCTCTCGGCCGAGGAAAAAGATAACGCATCCGACAGAGAATGCAGCTACTATATGTGGAAGCAAAAGTTTCCTGTCAGGCAAGAGAACAGAGTGGAAAGGAGAATGGAAGTAGAAGAGTTGGTGATCACGTTGGCTTTTCCTGTTGGAGCACGTCTCCACATGGGGATGACTTCACCTGGAATCTATGCATTTCTTCCCACAGAGATGGTTACTAACTTTCCGTTCATAATTCAGGCAGATTTTCTTCTTGCATCATCAAGGGAAACAATTCTCTTGGATAGCAAGTGGAACCAAGGGATTCTGGACTGTGTGCCCTCCGCCTTTTTCAATGCTTTCGTCTCACTCGTTAGAAATTCAGTGAATGCTCCAGTATCTAGTTTGGTTCCCATGTTCAGATTCATTCCAGTCGACCACTCTTCCTATCAGGTGTTAAATACCGTAAGGCAGTCAATCAAAGCGAAGcttgttgaagaaaatattgttccAAGTGAGACTTACTCGGAGCAGAAGTTCTTTCATAAACCTTGCGAAGTAGGTAGGCTTATGCCTGATTTCTGGAGAATCTTGGACCAAGCAAGGGAGCAAAAGGTGAACTTGCATAATCTCTCATCCCATGGAAAGTACATTCTGAGTTCTTCATTTGATAATGAGGAGTATGATAACATATTGAGTTTCTTGGGAGTGGAGCCAGTCAACAATGAATGGTATGCAAAGTGCATCCAGAGTAGTAATCTTGTTGCAGGAGTGTCAGAGGACTTGTATTTGgagattttactattttttgctAGTAATTGGCGCTCCAAATTTGAGTGCACCAATATCAAGAATGTCCGACTTATAAAATATGTGGGCGTGGATGGGGATGAGTCTTTGTGCAGCatatatgaatgcatgaactGTTATACTGTGGTATCTCTGTCACGTGACTATCGTTACGTGTCATGGCTGAGTGATTCGAGCAGGGAATTCAGATGTGCTGGTAACCGATTTTTCATGCCGACAAGCACACAAGAGGCTCTGTTCTGCTCCTCTAAGAAGGTGGCGATTTGGGATTGGCTTCAAGTGCAAGTAAAGGTGGTTGTTGTGAATGTCTATGAGTATGCACTTCATCttaaaaatttcctcaataataATCGAAAGCTTGCTGTTGCATTTGTTCGCTTCTTATACCACTCTTTGTTGAAAGAGCATTTGTCAAGAGGGGAAATTGATTATTTATGTGGTATCATGCCACTCATAGACAACTATGGGGATCTAACCACCAAGAGGCAAGGGGTTCTTGTCCCTGCTAACGGAAGCAAATGGGTGGAATTGATTGTTTCGAATCCATGGAGAGGTGTAGACTACATTGAGTTGGGAGAAGAATACTTGCGTCCAGGTTATTTTGCAGGTGAGTTTACCTCAGGAGAGCAGCTCCTAGAGTTCCTTAAAACTCATGTTGGAGCTTCTGATATCCCTGATATATCTCCTCCCGATGTTGAAATTCCTGCAGTTGCTGCCCCACTCACCATTCAAAATGTATTCTTGCTTTTGGATTGGATTCGAAACTTGAAATATAGGGGAAGTAGAATTCCAAACAGGTTCCTGAAAAGCATAAAGGATGGTAACTGGCTGAAAATTACTACTATTGGCTGCCCTGGttaccggccaccatctctgtCATTCATGCTTACCTCTTCATTGGGAACCATTTTGCAAAACGGATCGGTGCTTGTTGATATACCGTTGCTTGATCAAAATTTTTATGGCGATAGAATAAATGACTATAAGGACGAACTAACGACAATTGGAGTCATGTTTGAGTATGGAGAAGCATGTGAATATATTGGGAACCATCTTATGTCTGTTGCAGAAAACTCCACTTTAACTAGAAGCCAGGTGCTATCTGTTCTGAATTTCATCAGATTTTTGAGGGAAAACGTTCTTCCTTTGGATAACTTCATCAGTAGGATCAAAGAAAGAAGATGGCTGAGGACAACTTGCGGTGACAGGTCTCCAGTAGAATCTGTTTTGTATGATCCTGAATGGAGAATTGCTTCTCAAATCAGTGACATCCCCTTCATTGATACATATTACTTTGGGGAGGAAATACTTTCTTTCAAAGAGGAACTCAAGTCCCTAGGTGTGTTGATTGGTTTCAATGGAAGTTTCAAGCTCGTTGGAGACAACTTAAAATCATCTTCACGCTTGACTGCTTTGACAGCTGAGGCTGTTCTTTTAATCCTGGAATGTATGCATCATTTAAGATCACCTACCAAACTCGTTGAGACACTGAGAGGTGTGAAATGCTTCAAGACAAATATTGGTTATAAGTCTCCAGGAGAATGTTTCCTGTTTGACTCTCAATGGGCTTGCATGCTACAGGTTTTCGACGGATTCCCACTGATTGATCATGACTTCCATGGAAACATCATATTCTTCTATATAAATCAATTGAGGCAAATAGGAGTGAAGGTGGATTTTGAGGAGGCAGTCAAAGTATTTGCTCATAGTTTCAGACAGAAAGCATCTTCCATGacaaaggaaaatgttttgtcttttttgtcATGTTATAGACAGCTAGAGGGTACTCCACATAAGTTTCCTCCATATCTCAACAAATTCCTCCGTGAGGAGAAGTGGTTGCGGACTAGACTTGGTGGTGTATGCAGAAGTCCGAGCGATTGCATTCTATATGGGCCAAATTGGAAATCAATTGCTTCAATTACTGTCCTCCCTTTCATAGATGATAGCGAGAACTATTATGGCATGGGCATTCACGAATACAGGAAAGAGTTGAAGAAAATGGGGGTTGTTACTGAAGTCAAAGATGGTGTGAAGTTTGTTGCTGCTAGTCTATATTTTCCCCGGGATCCCTCTCGCATCACTCCTGCAAATGTGCTTGCCTTGCTCGAATGCATCTCCATTTTATTGAACGAAAACAATTATTCCTTCCCAGATACTTTCATGAAAAGAATTTCTGAAAAATGGTTGAAGACACATGATGGTTATAGGCCTCCAGATGAGTGCTGCTTGTTTGATTCCAGTTGGGGCTCTTACTTGAAGCATACAGATGGACCTTTTGTTGATCAAGACTTTTATGGTTCTAATATTACATCATATAAGAAAGAGCTCGATGCAATAGGCGTTACAGTCCATGTAGATAAGGGTTGCCCTTTGATTGCCAGCCACCTTGATTTCCATCAAGAATTTTCTACTATCGTTCGAATATATAACTACTTGAATGTCTTTACTTGGGGGCCAGACAGTGAAGCTACGCCAGATAGTGAAGCTGTCAAAAGGATTTGGATCCCAAATGGAAGTGAGAACGGAAAGTGGGTGAGTCCTCAAGAATGTGTTTTGCATGACAATGATGATCTCTTCAGTTCGCGGCTGTATGTTTTGAAGAACTACTATGATCATGAGTTACTTATCTTTTTCTCCAGGGCTTTCCATGTTAAAGGCAATCCTTCAGTTGATGATTACTGCAAGCTTTGGAAGGTTTGGGAAATTTCAGGACATCGAATGTCACAAGCTGACTGTTGCAAGTTCTGGGCGTATGTTTCTAAGCACTGGAATGAAAAGACCGAGAAAGCTCTTTCTGAAAGATTGGTGAAATTACCTGTTGGTACAGACTCAGATGGAATATTGCTGTCCGACAAGCATGATGTTTTCATTGCCGATGATCTTCAGCTGAAGGATCTTTTTGAACGGTTTTTTCCTCAACCAATATTTGTTTGGTACCCTCAGCGAAGCTTGCCTTCGTTACCCCGGACAAAGTTGCTTGAAATTTACAAGAAGATCGGGGTTCACACTATATCTGAATCAGTGCAGAAGGAAGAAGCATCCTTGGTGGATGCTACTCAACTCAATCAGGTGAACCTAAAGGAGGCTTTGATTAAGAAAGGTCTGATTAGGCTCATCTTTTGTTTTCTGGCGGATCCTACGCTGAATATGGAAGTGGGAAGCCGGCATGAAGCTATCCAAGGGCTTCTGAATGCGACTTTCCTGGAGACAGTAGAACCTATCATTGTAAACTACATTTTATCGTTTTCTTCTGGGAAAATTGTGCAAGTGACGGAAAGCCGAATGATACGTTGGGATAGAGCGGATTCAAAGTTTTTCGCACAGAAGTTGGACAGGTCCACTGGAAAAAAGAACATCCTCAAGTATGCGACATATTTTGCTGAATCAATATCCGAGGGTTTGATGTGGAATAACACCGATCAAATTGGTGCCTTCTCCGAGCTTATCAAGTTGGGATTTGTGCTGGAATTTGAGGAGGAATCAGTCGAGTTTTTAATGAGGTCCAGGAACTTGCAGATTTTCGAGGAGGACGAGGAATTCCTTGCTTCTGCCTTTCCTTCTGACTAG
- the LOC108998697 gene encoding histone H3.v1-like has translation MGSGNSKLTPEGETMPARIRPVIHRWFEEIKRRRNANMSKKGLLKNAVEGEESSGRPRSLHDRESESTSSLHKNTAPSKAAMPVVEEKSDAAVVPRPLVSVKTNKESKEHKHDPEICGKRDVKGGRGEEDEEEKENKVVEKVVVVEEVVAVHEEDHHDQETTEEEEEEEDDEPDTYICPGSSPSFRVYCVHSTDDEDEEEEEISKKGSRHKNSPSTGDSFESNFSEDQEITRTKKIKGNKGRRLKRAIRKSGPAVKNLLHVATCYHPACSGQDRAHLLEEKAQAA, from the exons ATGGGGTCTGGGAACTCGAAGCTCACCCCAGAAGGAGAGACAATGCCCGCCAGAATTCGTCCCGTTATACACCGTTGGTTTGAGGAGATAAAAAGACGTAGAAATGCTAACATGTCCAAGAAAGGACTACTTAAAAATGCTGTGGAAGGGGAAGAAAGTTCAGGCCGGCCTCGTTCTCTACATGatagagagagcgagagcacATCTTCATTGCATAAAAATACAGCACCTTCAAAGGCAGCTATGCCGGTCGTGGAAGAGAAGTCTGATGCGGCAGTAGTACCCAGGCCTTTGGTGTCcgtcaaaacaaataaagaatcCAAGGAGCATAAACATGATCCGGAGATATGTGGGAAACGGGACGTAAAAGGTGGCcgtggagaagaagatgaagaagaaaaagaaaacaaggtgGTTGAGAAGGTCGTGGTTGTAGAGGAAGTGGTTGCGGTTCATGAGGAGGATCATCATGATCAGGAAACaacagaggaggaggaggaggaggaagatgatgaaCCAGACACGTACATTTGCCCGGGATCATCGCCAAGTTTCAGAGTATATTGCGTCCACTCAACagatgatgaggatgaggaggaggaagagatca GCAAGAAAGGCAGCAGGCACAAAAATTCACCCAGCACTGGTGATAGTTTCGAGAGCAATTTTAGCGAG GACCAGGAGATCACGAGGACAAAGAAGATCAAAGGAAACAAAGGAAGAAGATTGAAGAGAGCAATCCGTAAGAGCGGACCAGCTGTAAAGAATCTATTACATGTGGCGACATGTTACCACCCAGCGTGCTCTGGCCAGGATAGAGCCCATCTTCTTGAAGAAAAAGCACAAGCTGCTTGA